A single uncultured Acetobacterium sp. DNA region contains:
- the galU gene encoding UTP--glucose-1-phosphate uridylyltransferase GalU has product MKKIRKAVIPAAGLGTRFLPITKSIPKEMLPIVDKPTIQYIIEEIVASGIEEILIINGRNKESILNHFDKVPELEALLRAGGKDEALAEVEAITNMAKVFSVRQKEAKGLGHAVLCAKEFVGDEPFAVVLGDDIVYNDENPALKQMVEIYEAYGASVIGVQQVAPDQVNKYGIISGESVGERLLKVNDLVEKPAIGTAPSNMAILGRYIITPGIFDILEHTGKGAGGEIQLTDGLKTLAEREAMFAYDFIGKRYDVGDKLCFLQATVEYGLRDDKLGADFKKYLEILFK; this is encoded by the coding sequence ATGAAAAAAATTCGAAAAGCAGTGATTCCAGCTGCCGGGTTGGGGACCCGATTTTTACCCATTACCAAATCAATTCCCAAAGAAATGTTGCCAATTGTGGACAAACCAACGATCCAATACATTATTGAAGAAATCGTTGCGTCGGGAATTGAAGAGATCCTGATCATCAATGGCCGCAATAAAGAAAGTATCCTCAACCACTTTGACAAAGTGCCCGAGCTTGAAGCCCTTTTAAGAGCCGGCGGCAAAGATGAGGCGCTAGCGGAAGTGGAGGCCATCACCAACATGGCAAAAGTTTTTTCTGTCCGGCAAAAAGAAGCCAAGGGGTTAGGCCATGCGGTGCTTTGTGCCAAAGAATTTGTGGGTGACGAACCCTTTGCGGTAGTGCTAGGCGACGACATTGTTTACAATGATGAAAACCCGGCCCTAAAACAAATGGTTGAGATTTATGAAGCATATGGTGCCTCAGTTATTGGCGTTCAGCAGGTTGCTCCCGATCAAGTTAATAAATATGGTATTATTTCGGGCGAGTCCGTTGGCGAGCGACTGCTCAAGGTCAATGATCTGGTGGAAAAACCCGCCATTGGTACGGCGCCCTCTAATATGGCAATCTTAGGACGCTACATTATTACGCCGGGGATTTTTGATATTCTCGAACATACCGGTAAAGGTGCCGGTGGCGAAATTCAGCTTACCGATGGATTAAAAACCCTGGCTGAAAGAGAAGCGATGTTTGCCTATGATTTTATCGGTAAACGCTATGATGTGGGAGATAAGCTTTGTTTTCTCCAGGCAACAGTTGAATATGGTTTGCGGGATGACAAATTGGGCGCCGACTTTAAAAAGTATTTGGAGATCCTATTCAAATAA
- a CDS encoding UDP-glucose/GDP-mannose dehydrogenase family protein, producing MNICIIGLGILGITYGSILSDSDVNVICVDMDEETINMLNEGELPIYEPGLKSLVAASAASGRLYFSSNIQNAVKKSEIIFITCEVPTDDNDFPDLRFMKPIAQSIGNHIENEVTVVIKSTVPPGTCQVIKQTIQKALDEREVEIPFDVISNPDFARKGSMIKDCLVPERVVIGSDSKPAIERLKSLYDSLHVQEENYIITDPQSAEMIKYGVNAFLAIKLSFINEMALLCENANANILDVANGIGRDHRIGPDYLDAGPGYGGSDLPKDSKALREIAKAYGEEFMVLSGAINANEKQKNKMVEKIKRTMGNIEGKTIGILGLSYKPETTDMREAPSINIIKGLVEAGATVRIYCPEGTQEAKWRLHNEKDEITYCEDTYDAALGADAIVLITSWRQFKGMDHEKVRSLMNDRYFFDFRNLFGENPPKGFIYSGLGIPEREIK from the coding sequence ATGAATATTTGTATTATTGGATTGGGCATTTTAGGGATCACCTATGGTTCAATTTTGTCCGATTCTGACGTGAATGTCATTTGCGTTGATATGGATGAAGAAACAATCAATATGCTCAACGAAGGTGAATTGCCGATTTACGAACCGGGACTCAAGTCACTCGTTGCCGCTTCGGCAGCATCTGGACGACTGTATTTCAGCTCAAATATTCAAAATGCTGTAAAGAAGAGCGAAATAATTTTTATTACCTGCGAAGTGCCAACCGATGACAATGATTTTCCTGACCTGCGGTTTATGAAACCCATTGCTCAAAGCATCGGTAATCATATCGAAAATGAGGTGACCGTGGTGATCAAATCAACGGTACCGCCTGGAACCTGTCAGGTGATTAAACAAACCATTCAAAAAGCCCTTGATGAGCGGGAGGTTGAAATACCTTTTGATGTCATAAGCAATCCGGATTTTGCCCGCAAAGGTTCCATGATCAAAGATTGTCTGGTGCCAGAACGGGTTGTCATTGGGTCGGATTCAAAACCGGCAATTGAGCGATTGAAAAGTCTTTATGACAGTCTTCATGTCCAGGAAGAAAACTATATCATCACGGATCCCCAAAGTGCAGAGATGATAAAATATGGAGTAAATGCTTTTTTAGCCATTAAACTTTCGTTTATCAATGAGATGGCCTTACTTTGTGAGAATGCTAATGCAAACATTCTCGATGTTGCCAACGGCATTGGTCGTGACCACCGGATCGGTCCCGATTATTTGGACGCCGGACCTGGTTACGGGGGCAGTGATTTGCCCAAAGATTCAAAAGCCCTGCGGGAAATTGCCAAAGCCTATGGCGAAGAATTTATGGTACTAAGTGGTGCCATCAATGCGAATGAAAAACAAAAGAATAAAATGGTCGAGAAAATTAAGCGCACCATGGGAAATATCGAGGGCAAAACCATCGGTATTTTAGGGCTGTCATATAAGCCGGAAACCACCGATATGCGGGAAGCGCCGTCCATTAATATAATTAAAGGCCTGGTTGAGGCGGGTGCTACGGTACGAATCTATTGTCCCGAAGGTACCCAGGAAGCCAAATGGCGCTTGCATAATGAAAAAGATGAAATTACCTATTGCGAAGATACCTATGATGCCGCTCTGGGAGCCGATGCGATTGTTCTGATTACCAGTTGGCGACAATTTAAAGGCATGGATCATGAAAAGGTAAGAAGCCTGATGAATGACCGATATTTCTTTGATTTCAGAAATTTATTTGGGGAAAACCCACCAAAAGGATTTATTTATTCTGGTTTGGGGATTCCTGAAAGAGAGATAAAATAA
- the atpC gene encoding ATP synthase F1 subunit epsilon: protein MAETFRLKIIAPTGVFYDGDIERIVVRGTEGEFAILPGHTPLTTTLACSTFQIIFGDKSKKYGTLLGGFATINPEETIILTDAAEWPEDIDLERAKEAKDRALQRLKDSKYDAARAQIALQRAIIRINTKEHH from the coding sequence ATGGCTGAAACTTTCAGATTAAAAATCATAGCGCCCACCGGAGTTTTTTATGATGGTGATATCGAACGGATTGTTGTCAGAGGAACCGAAGGTGAATTTGCAATACTTCCAGGACACACCCCATTAACGACGACACTTGCATGCAGCACATTTCAAATTATTTTTGGGGATAAAAGTAAAAAATATGGAACCCTTTTGGGGGGATTTGCAACGATTAATCCCGAAGAAACGATTATTCTAACCGATGCAGCTGAATGGCCGGAAGATATTGATCTTGAACGGGCTAAGGAAGCAAAGGATAGAGCTCTGCAACGACTTAAAGACAGTAAATACGATGCAGCGCGAGCTCAAATTGCTTTACAAAGAGCAATTATCCGAATCAATACAAAAGAACATCATTAA
- the atpD gene encoding F0F1 ATP synthase subunit beta: protein MTQNIGKVVQVIGPVVDVKFQKDELPKLNNAVNIELSGHILVVEVAQQLGDDIVRCIAMDSTDGLVRGQKAVDTGASIQVPVGKETLGRMFNVLGEPIDGKPFDTTGVVMHPIHRHPPSFEEQQTQPEMFETGIKVVDLICPYVRGGKIGLFGGAGVGKTVLIQELINNIATQHGGLSVFAGVGERTREGNDLYYEMVESGVINKTALCFGQMNEPPGARMRIALSGLTMAEYFRDVEGQDVLLFIDNIFRFTQAGSEVSALLGRMPSAVGYQPTLATEMGALQERITSTSKGSITSVQAVYVPADDLTDPAPATTFAHLDATTVLNRAITEKGIYPAVDPLDSTSRILDPKIVGKEHYETAREVQEILQRYKELQDIIAILGMDELSDADKIVVGRARKIERFLSQPFNVAEQFTGTPGIYVPIGETIKGFREILEGKHDDLPEIAFLLVGTIEDAVAKAKKLKG, encoded by the coding sequence ATGACCCAAAATATTGGAAAGGTTGTTCAGGTTATTGGACCAGTCGTCGATGTTAAATTTCAAAAAGACGAACTGCCAAAATTGAACAACGCAGTTAATATAGAACTCAGTGGACATATCTTGGTTGTTGAGGTAGCTCAGCAGCTTGGGGATGATATTGTCAGATGTATTGCCATGGATTCAACTGATGGTCTCGTTAGAGGTCAAAAAGCAGTGGATACCGGAGCATCGATTCAGGTGCCTGTAGGGAAAGAAACCTTAGGGAGAATGTTTAACGTTTTGGGTGAACCGATTGATGGAAAACCTTTTGATACGACCGGTGTAGTTATGCACCCAATCCATCGTCATCCACCAAGTTTTGAAGAACAACAAACTCAACCAGAAATGTTTGAAACAGGAATTAAAGTTGTTGATTTAATCTGTCCTTACGTTCGAGGTGGTAAAATTGGGCTTTTTGGTGGTGCTGGTGTTGGTAAAACCGTACTAATTCAGGAATTAATTAATAATATTGCAACCCAGCACGGTGGCTTATCCGTTTTTGCCGGGGTTGGCGAACGTACCCGAGAAGGAAATGACCTTTACTACGAAATGGTGGAATCTGGGGTTATTAACAAAACTGCACTGTGCTTCGGCCAAATGAATGAGCCACCAGGAGCCAGAATGCGTATTGCCCTATCAGGTTTAACCATGGCTGAGTATTTTCGTGATGTAGAAGGTCAGGATGTACTTCTTTTCATCGATAATATTTTCCGGTTTACCCAAGCGGGTTCAGAAGTTTCGGCGCTACTCGGCCGGATGCCAAGTGCGGTTGGTTATCAACCAACACTAGCCACTGAAATGGGTGCGCTGCAGGAACGTATAACATCAACAAGTAAGGGATCAATCACATCCGTTCAGGCTGTTTATGTACCTGCCGATGACTTAACTGACCCTGCTCCAGCAACTACATTTGCGCATTTGGATGCAACAACGGTTCTAAATCGTGCGATCACCGAAAAAGGTATCTATCCTGCGGTAGATCCACTGGATTCGACTTCTCGTATTCTTGATCCCAAAATTGTTGGTAAAGAACATTATGAAACAGCTCGAGAAGTGCAGGAAATCTTACAACGATACAAAGAATTACAGGATATCATCGCCATTCTTGGTATGGATGAATTATCGGATGCCGATAAAATCGTTGTTGGTCGTGCCCGAAAAATTGAACGATTCCTGTCTCAGCCTTTCAACGTAGCTGAACAATTTACTGGTACTCCAGGGATCTATGTACCCATTGGAGAAACCATTAAAGGCTTCCGAGAAATCCTAGAAGGAAAACATGATGATTTACCAGAAATAGCCTTCTTATTGGTGGGAACCATTGAAGACGCCGTTGCTAAAGCAAAAAAATTAAAAGGTTAG
- the atpG gene encoding ATP synthase F1 subunit gamma yields MAENVQDIKRRIKSVNSTKQITHAMEMVASAKLRKSRELAENRYPYFESMIHSMGRIVERTGKSRNVFMNQREVKKTAYIVITGDKGLAGGYNVNVAKKVEEHIKDKNNAVIFAVGARGRDHFRNRDYKIQEEFLGISEHPDFFKARQIAALVMAGFKNEEFDEVYLVYTRFLSTISQHPYMMQLLPLEAEDLKPIKKEKIVEVAETKKDLTGMLYEPDPETLLDYLIPNYVANTLYGAMIESAASEQGARRTAMESATTNANDMIDALTLKFNRVRQAAITQEISEIVSGAEALN; encoded by the coding sequence GTGGCAGAGAATGTACAAGATATTAAACGTCGGATAAAAAGTGTAAACAGCACCAAGCAAATCACTCATGCCATGGAAATGGTAGCATCGGCAAAGCTCAGAAAAAGTCGTGAGCTTGCTGAAAATCGATATCCTTATTTTGAGTCAATGATACACAGTATGGGTCGCATTGTTGAACGAACGGGAAAATCGCGAAATGTTTTTATGAACCAGCGTGAAGTTAAAAAAACCGCCTATATTGTCATTACCGGTGACAAAGGTTTGGCTGGTGGTTACAATGTAAATGTGGCCAAAAAAGTCGAAGAACATATCAAAGATAAGAATAACGCAGTAATATTTGCTGTGGGAGCCCGCGGTCGCGATCATTTTAGAAATCGCGACTATAAAATTCAAGAAGAGTTCCTTGGTATTTCAGAGCATCCGGATTTTTTCAAGGCGAGACAGATTGCGGCACTAGTGATGGCAGGATTTAAAAATGAGGAATTTGATGAAGTGTACCTGGTTTATACCAGATTCTTGTCAACTATTTCTCAGCATCCATATATGATGCAGTTGTTGCCGTTGGAAGCAGAAGATCTTAAACCGATAAAAAAAGAAAAAATTGTCGAAGTAGCTGAAACAAAAAAAGATTTAACCGGAATGCTCTACGAGCCTGATCCTGAAACGCTGTTGGATTATCTCATTCCGAATTATGTTGCGAACACCTTGTATGGCGCAATGATTGAAAGTGCCGCCAGTGAACAAGGCGCTCGTCGTACTGCGATGGAATCGGCAACAACAAATGCCAATGATATGATTGATGCCTTAACCCTAAAATTCAACCGGGTGCGTCAGGCGGCAATTACCCAGGAAATTTCAGAAATTGTCAGCGGTGCCGAGGCACTAAACTAA
- the atpA gene encoding F0F1 ATP synthase subunit alpha has translation MNLRPEEISQIIKSEIERYEDKLEVVDVGTVIQVGDGVARVHGLENAMAGELLAFPNDVYGMVLNLEEDNVGCVLLGYDDNIVEGDIVRCTGRIVEVPVGEAMIGRVVNALGLPIDGKGPIVTDHRRPVEVKASGVIERESVNQPIQTGYKAIDSMIPIGRGQRELIIGDRQTGKTALAIDTIINQKGEDVICIYVAIGQKESTVAQIVGKLEENNAMDYTIIVSAGAAQLAPLQYLAPYAGVTMGEYFMKEQQKDVLIIYDDLSKHAVAYRAMSLILRRPPGREAYPGDVFYLHSRLLERAAKLKAGGSITALPIIETQAGDVSAYIPTNVISITDGQIFLEAELFRSGIRPAVNPGISVSRVGGDAQIKSMKKVAGPLRIEYAQYRELASFASFGSDLDDATKAQLDKGERIVEILKQDQYDPMKVEDQVLILFAATNGFILDVEVKDIQAFEKGLMKYAHENYAEIMTKAKGKDGLSDEVVKGFAECLEAYKKVFFKSL, from the coding sequence TTGAATCTCCGACCAGAAGAAATAAGTCAAATTATTAAAAGTGAAATAGAACGATATGAAGATAAACTTGAAGTCGTTGATGTCGGTACTGTCATTCAAGTTGGGGATGGGGTTGCCCGTGTCCATGGCTTGGAAAATGCCATGGCAGGTGAGCTGCTAGCTTTCCCTAACGATGTTTACGGGATGGTACTAAATCTTGAAGAAGATAACGTAGGTTGTGTTCTACTAGGTTATGATGACAACATTGTTGAAGGCGATATCGTTCGCTGTACCGGTCGTATTGTTGAAGTACCGGTTGGTGAGGCAATGATCGGTCGTGTCGTAAATGCTTTGGGACTTCCAATTGATGGAAAAGGCCCGATCGTTACCGACCATCGTCGTCCAGTTGAAGTTAAGGCTTCCGGGGTTATTGAACGTGAATCGGTAAATCAACCAATTCAAACCGGATATAAAGCAATTGACTCCATGATTCCGATCGGTCGTGGTCAACGTGAGTTGATTATCGGCGATAGACAAACCGGAAAAACAGCCCTGGCTATTGATACGATCATTAACCAAAAGGGTGAAGATGTTATCTGTATTTATGTTGCAATTGGACAAAAAGAATCAACCGTTGCCCAGATTGTTGGGAAGCTGGAAGAAAACAACGCCATGGACTATACCATTATTGTTTCAGCTGGAGCCGCTCAATTGGCACCACTGCAATATTTAGCACCCTATGCCGGAGTTACCATGGGTGAGTATTTCATGAAAGAACAACAAAAAGATGTCCTCATTATATATGATGATTTATCTAAACATGCAGTTGCTTACCGAGCCATGTCCCTGATTCTTCGTCGTCCGCCAGGACGTGAAGCCTATCCAGGGGATGTTTTCTACCTCCATTCACGGTTGTTGGAACGGGCTGCGAAATTAAAAGCCGGTGGTTCCATTACCGCATTGCCAATTATTGAAACCCAGGCTGGTGATGTATCGGCTTATATCCCAACTAATGTAATTTCCATTACCGATGGTCAGATCTTCTTGGAAGCGGAACTTTTCCGTTCCGGTATCCGTCCTGCTGTTAACCCGGGGATCTCTGTATCTCGAGTTGGTGGGGATGCCCAGATTAAATCCATGAAAAAAGTTGCTGGTCCACTTCGGATTGAGTATGCTCAATACCGTGAGTTGGCATCTTTCGCATCATTTGGATCAGATCTTGATGACGCTACTAAGGCTCAATTGGATAAAGGGGAACGAATTGTAGAGATCTTAAAACAGGATCAATATGACCCGATGAAGGTTGAAGATCAGGTACTGATTCTTTTTGCTGCGACAAATGGCTTCATCCTTGATGTTGAGGTAAAAGATATTCAAGCATTTGAAAAGGGATTAATGAAATATGCGCATGAAAATTACGCTGAAATCATGACCAAAGCTAAAGGAAAAGACGGCCTCTCAGATGAGGTTGTCAAAGGGTTTGCTGAATGTTTAGAAGCTTATAAAAAAGTTTTCTTTAAATCTTTATAA
- a CDS encoding F0F1 ATP synthase subunit delta: MSLVAKRYAQALFDTAVDKEIVDAMFDEFSSVIDLFKSESGLMDLMLTPSINTSEKKGILDRVLRKSLNQYLNNFLNILLDKNRFEFLIEIHNDFRQLVFPYKNMVEATVLTVVPLDEAQRVALEEKLALRFNKKVILDNKLDESILGGAVVYVGDQIIDGSIKNQLNQMKTQMNSLRLQ; this comes from the coding sequence ATGAGTTTAGTAGCGAAAAGATATGCCCAGGCTTTATTTGACACTGCGGTTGATAAGGAAATTGTTGATGCAATGTTTGATGAGTTTTCTTCGGTCATAGATCTTTTCAAGTCTGAGTCCGGATTAATGGATCTCATGCTGACCCCTTCAATTAATACTTCAGAAAAGAAGGGTATTTTAGACCGAGTTTTAAGAAAATCATTAAATCAATATCTAAATAATTTTTTAAATATTCTATTGGATAAAAATCGATTTGAATTTCTTATAGAAATCCATAATGATTTTAGGCAGTTGGTGTTTCCTTATAAAAATATGGTTGAAGCTACTGTTTTAACGGTAGTTCCCCTGGATGAGGCCCAGCGTGTTGCTCTTGAAGAAAAACTGGCGTTGCGATTTAATAAAAAGGTAATTCTCGATAATAAACTTGATGAATCCATCCTTGGCGGCGCAGTGGTTTATGTTGGTGATCAAATCATCGATGGTAGCATCAAAAATCAGCTAAACCAAATGAAAACGCAAATGAATAGTTTAAGACTACAATAA
- the atpF gene encoding F0F1 ATP synthase subunit B — METTGLVSIDAREMIATLINFLIFFFVVKHFFYAKIKAVMTKRQDGVDAEIKGATEKNASAAALKAQYEGLIADIKAQERDIIRDANAAGQAQRQEILEKAHDESKAMLVKAMAEIEFEKAKAMNEVKSNIVDLSLFAAEKIIHKSMDQKQHEAMILDFIDKVGEAK, encoded by the coding sequence TTGGAAACAACTGGATTAGTTAGCATAGACGCAAGAGAAATGATTGCTACCCTGATCAATTTTCTCATCTTCTTTTTTGTGGTAAAACATTTCTTTTATGCAAAAATTAAAGCTGTTATGACAAAACGACAAGATGGTGTTGATGCTGAAATAAAAGGTGCAACAGAAAAAAACGCTTCAGCGGCGGCATTAAAAGCTCAATACGAAGGCTTAATCGCGGATATCAAAGCGCAAGAGCGTGATATCATCCGGGATGCCAACGCAGCGGGACAAGCTCAACGTCAGGAAATTCTTGAAAAAGCTCATGATGAGTCGAAGGCAATGCTTGTTAAAGCGATGGCCGAAATTGAGTTTGAAAAAGCTAAAGCTATGAACGAGGTTAAATCCAACATTGTTGATCTTTCACTCTTTGCGGCTGAAAAGATTATTCACAAATCTATGGATCAAAAACAACATGAAGCGATGATCCTGGACTTTATCGACAAGGTAGGAGAAGCTAAATGA
- the atpE gene encoding ATP synthase F0 subunit C gives MEGLFIIKAASAIGAGLAMIAGIGPGIGQGFAGGKAAEAVGRQPEAQGDIIKTMLIGAAVAETCGIFGLIVALILLFANPLLG, from the coding sequence ATGGAAGGTTTATTTATTATTAAAGCTGCATCAGCAATCGGTGCTGGTTTGGCAATGATCGCGGGAATCGGACCTGGTATTGGCCAGGGTTTTGCAGGTGGTAAAGCCGCCGAAGCAGTAGGACGTCAGCCAGAAGCACAGGGCGATATTATTAAAACCATGTTAATTGGTGCAGCGGTAGCTGAAACCTGTGGTATTTTCGGATTGATCGTTGCATTGATTTTGCTTTTTGCAAACCCATTGCTTGGTTAA
- the atpE gene encoding ATP synthase F0 subunit C gives MEGLFIIKAASAIGAGLAMIAGIGPGIGQGFAGGKAAEAVGRQPEAQGDIIKTMLIGAAVAETCGIFGLIVALILLFANPLLG, from the coding sequence ATGGAAGGATTATTTATAATTAAAGCTGCATCAGCAATCGGTGCTGGTCTGGCAATGATCGCAGGAATCGGACCTGGTATTGGCCAGGGTTTTGCAGGTGGTAAAGCCGCCGAAGCAGTAGGACGCCAGCCAGAAGCACAAGGCGATATCATTAAAACCATGTTGATTGGTGCAGCGGTAGCAGAAACCTGCGGTATCTTTGGTTTGATTGTTGCATTGATTTTACTTTTCGCAAATCCACTGCTTGGCTAA
- the atpE gene encoding ATP synthase F0 subunit C — MENSILSFLSQFDGLTIVKAASAIGAGLAMIAGIGPGIGQGFAGGKAAEAVGMRPDSQGDIIKTMLIGAAVAETCGIFGLIVALILLFANPLLG; from the coding sequence ATGGAAAACAGTATACTATCGTTTTTGAGTCAGTTTGACGGTTTAACCATTGTTAAGGCAGCATCAGCCATTGGTGCCGGGTTAGCGATGATTGCAGGGATTGGGCCTGGTATCGGCCAGGGTTTTGCCGGTGGTAAAGCGGCGGAAGCAGTAGGAATGCGACCTGATTCACAAGGAGATATTATCAAAACCATGTTGATTGGTGCAGCGGTAGCAGAAACCTGCGGTATCTTTGGTTTGATTGTTGCATTGATTTTACTTTTCGCAAATCCATTACTTGGTTAA
- the atpB gene encoding F0F1 ATP synthase subunit A → MNGPEIYMTIFGFELTETIVNTWIIMAIAFVIFFALTKNLKAEGRPGIAQIIGETIVTTMDNLVGSTMGKDKMRFGAYMLSLMMFLVFCNVSGFIGLRAPTADLNVTFTLAIMTFCMIHFNSIRSVGIKHYAKEYIEPLPFLLPINILEQFTLPLSMGFRLFGNMTGGVIIMGLVYAGLTEMMYVGLIIPIPLHFYFDGFVAALQSFVFTMLTMVFVAKGIDQ, encoded by the coding sequence ATGAATGGTCCAGAGATTTACATGACTATTTTTGGATTCGAATTAACGGAAACGATCGTCAATACCTGGATAATCATGGCAATAGCGTTTGTAATTTTCTTTGCTTTAACAAAAAATTTGAAAGCAGAGGGACGTCCGGGAATAGCTCAAATTATCGGGGAAACCATTGTTACAACGATGGACAACCTGGTTGGCTCAACCATGGGCAAAGACAAAATGCGGTTTGGGGCTTATATGCTTTCGCTGATGATGTTTCTCGTATTTTGTAATGTAAGCGGCTTTATTGGTCTGAGAGCACCAACTGCTGATTTGAATGTAACGTTCACTTTGGCGATTATGACATTCTGTATGATTCATTTCAACAGCATTCGGTCAGTTGGGATTAAGCATTACGCAAAGGAGTACATTGAACCCCTGCCTTTCTTATTGCCAATTAATATCCTTGAGCAGTTCACACTGCCCCTTTCCATGGGTTTTCGTCTCTTTGGAAACATGACTGGCGGCGTTATTATCATGGGTCTGGTATATGCTGGTCTGACAGAAATGATGTATGTAGGTTTAATTATTCCAATTCCATTACATTTCTATTTTGACGGATTTGTTGCTGCACTGCAAAGCTTTGTCTTTACAATGCTGACCATGGTATTTGTAGCAAAAGGTATTGATCAATAA
- a CDS encoding ATP synthase subunit I — protein sequence MKTKKMEMKRMKTTNLSFANQVIFGGGIICLVFMVFGFASTEPLKFVLGVLVGGICSILNFKVLQWTCEKAIKMPSGQVPGYLQTRYFMRYLATGVIIYIAIIIPWLNIIGVLLGLVATKVSIYITQIFSKKSVSTKEA from the coding sequence ATGAAAACAAAGAAAATGGAGATGAAAAGAATGAAAACGACTAACTTATCTTTTGCAAACCAGGTTATTTTTGGTGGTGGAATTATTTGTTTAGTGTTTATGGTTTTTGGATTTGCATCAACTGAACCTTTAAAATTCGTGCTTGGGGTTTTGGTCGGCGGCATCTGCAGTATTCTCAATTTTAAAGTTTTACAATGGACATGTGAAAAAGCGATAAAAATGCCATCGGGACAGGTGCCAGGATATCTTCAGACCAGATATTTCATGCGCTACTTAGCGACCGGTGTTATTATATACATTGCAATTATAATCCCCTGGTTAAACATCATTGGTGTTTTACTTGGTTTAGTTGCGACAAAAGTATCTATCTATATTACTCAAATTTTTTCAAAAAAAAGCGTTTCTACAAAAGAAGCGTAA
- a CDS encoding AtpZ/AtpI family protein, whose amino-acid sequence MGPKKESPFKYLVILPQIGISVFVPIALMFFVAKGLEYFFHTGPVVFIICIVLGILTGLKILYDLPMKMNNESMAYNKRRLEEYEKKENENKENGDEKNEND is encoded by the coding sequence ATGGGGCCAAAGAAAGAATCACCTTTCAAGTATCTTGTCATACTTCCTCAGATTGGAATTTCGGTGTTCGTTCCGATAGCACTGATGTTTTTTGTGGCAAAGGGGTTGGAATACTTTTTTCACACTGGACCGGTAGTGTTCATTATTTGTATTGTTTTGGGGATACTTACCGGACTGAAAATTTTATATGATCTGCCCATGAAAATGAATAACGAGAGCATGGCATACAATAAACGCAGGTTAGAGGAATATGAAAAAAAAGAAAATGAAAACAAAGAAAATGGAGATGAAAAGAATGAAAACGACTAA
- the rpiB gene encoding ribose 5-phosphate isomerase B: protein MKIAIGSDHGGLDLKESIKPFLIEQGHEVVDFGTCTHDSCDYPVYGQRVGEAVSFGDCDRGIAICGTGLGISMAVNKVPGIRGALCTNEFMAEMSRAHNDANVLVLGARVLGEGLTMRIVKVWLETEFAGGRHQRRIDQIHEIEKKYAK from the coding sequence ATGAAAATTGCAATTGGTTCAGATCATGGCGGCCTGGATTTGAAAGAGTCCATTAAACCATTTTTGATCGAACAGGGACATGAGGTAGTCGACTTCGGTACCTGTACCCATGACTCCTGTGACTATCCTGTTTATGGACAACGGGTGGGAGAGGCTGTTAGTTTTGGAGATTGTGATCGGGGGATTGCTATTTGCGGTACTGGCCTGGGGATTTCCATGGCGGTAAATAAAGTGCCGGGGATTCGCGGGGCGTTATGCACCAATGAATTTATGGCTGAGATGTCAAGAGCGCATAACGATGCCAATGTGTTGGTGTTGGGGGCAAGGGTTCTGGGTGAAGGTTTGACCATGCGCATTGTCAAGGTATGGTTGGAAACCGAGTTTGCTGGAGGTCGCCATCAGCGTCGGATCGATCAGATCCATGAAATTGAGAAAAAATACGCAAAATAA